The nucleotide window AGCTTCTGGAAGTCGAGCAGATACGGCACGCTTCGCCCGCTGCGGCCCAATTCCCGCAATCGGTTCATCCTCTCGTAATCGGCCGAGGCGAACAGTTCTTTATCCGCCTTGATGTCGAGCGACATGACGTCATCCAGGCCGCGGCTCGTCAGCGCGTTGTCTCTCAGGGACAGCACATCGACGTCGTGCTGCGAATATTTCCGGAAATCCTCCGCCATCATCGGCGGCAGACGCGAGGGATGATCCAGACTGACGATCCGGACGTAATCGCCGACGGTCCGGTCGACCGCCCTCGTGCCGAGACCGAATACCAAACGCAGCATGCCGGCGTCCATATCCATCTGCCTGTCCCATACGTACAAGTTGGAAGAATTGCCGATGCCGGCGAGATGGGGGAAAAACAGCTCCCGGTAATGATCCCCCGATACGCGCTGCACCAGAATCGCCATCTGCTCGTCCCGGTCGAACAGCCCCCGGTTCATCCGGTACTGAAGAGCATCCTCGTTCATGCTGCTGGCGTAGACGATCCGGACCGCCTGCTCGAACGCTTCGTAACGTTCCTCCGGCGTGCCCTGGTTCACGCAGAACACGCTCTCGTATTTGCCGGCGAAGGCGTTCCCGAAGTTATCTTCAAGGAGGGAGCTGGACCGCACGATAATCGGGGATTGCCCGAAATGCTCCAGCATCTGGACGAACTTCTCCCGGATGTTCTCCGGAAACTTCCCGCGAAGCAGCTTCTCCTTCAGCTCGGGGGCGTACCGGAAGTAACCTTCCTCCGTCTTTTGCTTGACCCTCAGCTTCCACCAGCCGTTCTGCACGATATAGGTGTAATACACATCCGCGCCCAGATAGTAGGAATCATGCGGCTCCAGATAAGGCGAGAAGCGGCCCTCTCCCTCCCGCTCCAATATTTTGCGGGCGAGCAGCAGGCCGACGCTTTTGCCCCCGATCAAGCCCGATCCGACCACTCTGGACCCGATCGCCAAAATATCTTCCAGCGTAAAATACCGGTCGCACAACTTGAACATTCTTGATTCGCGATCGTGGCCGATCAGCATCGACATCAGCAGACGCTTGGTCTCTTCCTGCCGTTCGGGCGTATCCGCCAGCGCTTCTCGGGCTTGTTGAAACAGCGTGTCCCAATAATCGAGCCGCTCCCCGCCGCGGTGAATACGGGAGAACAACTCGGCCGACTCCGCGCTGGCCGTGATGCAGACCGCTTCCTGATCCCGGATGAGATGAGGGAAGAACATGGTGGGGGAATACCGGTTTTGCGCTTTGAGGGGGTGAATATAGAAATGGCCGTTCACCTGATACAGATCCAGCAGAACTTGTGTCGTCTCGCGGATTCTGGCGACGGTGCTGTACGTATGGGCATTGCGTATGATCGCAAAATACGCGACCGTATCCAGCTCGT belongs to Paenibacillus thermoaerophilus and includes:
- a CDS encoding PEP/pyruvate-binding domain-containing protein; amino-acid sequence: MDLRDKASTGMAGFDQAIDKLRLGDNVVWQVDSVADFKKVVDPYVEQSKRDNRKLVYVRFGSHEPLLGDSPSVKIVEIDARRGFESFATAVHSLIEQEGRKTFYVFDCLTDLLKYWHSDLMIGNFFNVSCPFLYELDTVAYFAIIRNAHTYSTVARIRETTQVLLDLYQVNGHFYIHPLKAQNRYSPTMFFPHLIRDQEAVCITASAESAELFSRIHRGGERLDYWDTLFQQAREALADTPERQEETKRLLMSMLIGHDRESRMFKLCDRYFTLEDILAIGSRVVGSGLIGGKSVGLLLARKILEREGEGRFSPYLEPHDSYYLGADVYYTYIVQNGWWKLRVKQKTEEGYFRYAPELKEKLLRGKFPENIREKFVQMLEHFGQSPIIVRSSSLLEDNFGNAFAGKYESVFCVNQGTPEERYEAFEQAVRIVYASSMNEDALQYRMNRGLFDRDEQMAILVQRVSGDHYRELFFPHLAGIGNSSNLYVWDRQMDMDAGMLRLVFGLGTRAVDRTVGDYVRIVSLDHPSRLPPMMAEDFRKYSQHDVDVLSLRDNALTSRGLDDVMSLDIKADKELFASADYERMNRLRELGRSGRSVPYLLDFQKLLKHSEFPELMREMLALLSQVYEYPVDIEFTANFTADHRFKVNLLQCRPLQTRGLGKPVEIPQLTDRRDCFFSAKGNFMGGNVRLPIDYVVYVRPQAYLERSEQGKYAVARQIGILNAKLKGRGAMLVGPGRWGTTTPSLGVPVHFSEICHMAVICETASSESGMMPELSYGSHFFQDLVETGIFYAAIFDGQPDVVFNPEYVLGKENVLASISPQSEPFADVIHVAETPGMEIFSDIVTQTLLCR